The window CTTCAACGAGTCTCTCCACAGCAGCTCTTCACAGCCTCCAGACCGACCCTGAAGATGACTCCCTCTGCCAGCCTTCTACTGCTGCTCCTTATCGGCTTCTCTCAGGCATATCCTGTCCAGGAGGAAGGAAGCAAAGAAGATGTCCCAGACACCGTCGACATGACCACCAGGATTCTGACCTCCAACAGCGCCACCAACGAGATCCTGCTGGAAGGAGACATTCTGGCTCCCACAACCAGAAGTGCCATGATATGCTCGTCCCAGAAATGCCTGTGGAAGAAAGCTTCCAATGGCTTGGTGATGGTCCCCTTCAATGTGAGCAGTGACTTCACCAGCTTGGAGAAGCAGCGGATTGAATTTGCCTTGAACGGCTTCCAGGCCAAAACCTGTATTCGTTTTGTCCCCCGTCAGAATGAGACCGACTACATCCGCATTGAGAACAAAGCTGGATGTTTCTCCTTGGTGGGCAGAGTGGGAGGCGCACAGGTGCTCTCTCTCAATAGGCAGGGCTGCCTCTACTACGGCATCATTCAGCACGAGGCCAACCACGCTCTGGGCTTCCAGCACGAACATACCAGGACCGACCGCGACTCCTACGTCACAATCAGCTGGGCGAACATCGACCCGCAGAAGGCTAACAACTTCAAAATGCAGGCCG of the Micropterus dolomieu isolate WLL.071019.BEF.003 ecotype Adirondacks unplaced genomic scaffold, ASM2129224v1 contig_14121, whole genome shotgun sequence genome contains:
- the LOC123966724 gene encoding high choriolytic enzyme 1-like encodes the protein MTPSASLLLLLLIGFSQAYPVQEEGSKEDVPDTVDMTTRILTSNSATNEILLEGDILAPTTRSAMICSSQKCLWKKASNGLVMVPFNVSSDFTSLEKQRIEFALNGFQAKTCIRFVPRQNETDYIRIENKAGCFSLVGRVGGAQVLSLNRQGCLYYGIIQHEANHALGFQHEHTRTDRDSYVTISWANIDPQKANNFKMQAANNLNTPYDYSSIMHYGKTAFSIQKGKDTITPIPDPNVPIGQMKGLSNWDIIRINTFYGCS